One Pieris napi chromosome 22, ilPieNapi1.2, whole genome shotgun sequence genomic region harbors:
- the LOC125061002 gene encoding toll-like receptor 3 yields MPTFLWLLLSFTLNVKSNIMQDYETISVNLLSPPVDKTSLALPLDVGKDKVSGCLCRGTMDREVVVCFGNYECKRFPKIKLEKCKVLVVRTTIISEISIGDLDSYTHVQVLKIDGNSRLEYLQPGLFKNLSNVEELSISYNTQLHSIHPDTFTGLVKLHNLTLANNAFKNIGLITPAFRPTILPSLRVLDISENAFGVIAEDAFIPMEGSKLSRLVINLCSLDYIHANSLTKLKELKQLRIGENDLSSSNIIGFLLALQADNINLTHLCISSMGFRKRPPMSLLKVIANSTISVLSLADNQFEVLEDDDFPTMPNIELLDLRRIFVMYIGAYSFSPVKFPKLRILLLSENNLPGIHVKHISNPQVLLLDLSSNKGRPTRPLYYEIDRGVFSDCRDLRFLNLAFNRLKHMYNHTFTGLINLRILNMENGTIFHIGNGTFKPLRRLELLNLGNNPLTANENLTSAMFDGLNELKVLILKNCGIKRFYDDDNIFEMMPNITHLILTSNQLSYITPEILKPLKTLRVLDLSQNLFVSWWQPLFLAAGVRPLKLYLMNNKITHFTISMIGDIDYLLENSNTTSVEIDLADNLFICDCNTMYRTYMWLQANGSIALQRYFQSSDVQCSSPDVWENRKVADYILSIKNRRCLIYNKITNMMLLIWTAPSLVSIALLIMILVVIYKYRIYIRYWIFLAKIALGRKFIRNSIKTKSDQKGYKYDAFVSYCNDDRQFVLDMTKELEAKPPFLKLCIYERDFEIGSFISESILGSINESRYIILIVSNAFAKSQWCRWETHLAEYHRLFLEDGSPYDPLVLIKIGEVDSKYLTTTLKYLLKTKIYHTWDEQNPEDFFIRLRNVLVKNK; encoded by the exons ATGCCCACTTTCCTATGGCTCTTACTGTCTTTCACCCTCAATGTGAAGAGTAACATAATGCAAGACTATGAAACTATCAGCGTCAATCTGTTGAGCCCGCCTGTAGACAAGACGAGCCTGGCTCTGCCCCTCGATGTGGGAAAGGACAAGGTTTCTGGCTGCCTGTGTCGAGGAACTATGGATAGGGAGGTCGTTGTATGTTTCGGGAACTATGAATGCAAGAGGTTTCCAAAG ATAAAACTGGAAAAGTGCAAAGTGTTAGTTGTGAGGACAACAATAATTTCAGAAATATCAATCGGGGATTTGGACTCATACACCCATGTCCAAGTGTTGAAAATTGATGGCAACAGTCGACTGGAATATCTACAACcaggtttatttaaaaacctatCAAACGTAGAAGAACTGTCGATATCATACAATACTCAATTACATTCTATACATCCAGACACTTTCACGGGACTCGTCAAACTCCATAATCTGACGTTAGCTAACAACGCattcaaaaatattggttTAATCACGCCAGCCTTTAGACCCACCATCTTACCATCATTACGCGTCTTAGATATATCCGAAAATGCTTTTGGTGTAATTGCAGAGGATGCATTTATCCCAATGGAAGGCTCAAAACTTAGTAGacttgttataaatttatgtagtCTTGACTATATTCATGCGAACAGTTTAACGAAATTAAAGGAGTTAAAACAGTTGCGTATTGGAGAAAATGACTTGTCTTCGTCGAATATAATTGGCTTTTTACTGGCGCTTCAAGCAGACAACATTAATTTAACACATTTGTGCATATCAAGTATGGGGTTCCGGAAGAGGCCCCCTATGAGCCTATTGAAAGTTATTGCGAACTCTACCATTTCAGTGCTCAGTCTCGCAGATAATCAATTTGAAGTTCTGGAAGATGATGATTTTCCTACGATGCCaaatatagaattattagatttgagaagaatttttgttatgtacATAGGAGCTTATTCATTTAGTCCAGTAAAATTCCCTAAACTACGGATCCTTCTGTTGagcgaaaataatttacctggTATTCACGTAAAGCATATATCAAATCCACAAGTTCTGCTTCTGGATCTTTCATCGAACAAGGGCAGGCCAACAAGACCATTGTATTATGAAATAGACCGTGGGGTGTTTAGTGATTGTCGAGATCTACGTTTTTTGAATCTTGCTTTTAACAGGTTAAAACATATGTACAACCACACCTTTACCGGGTTAATAAacttaagaatacttaacatGGAAAACGGAACTATTTTTCATATTGGTAACGGCACGTTTAAGCCTTTGAGGCGCCTGGAATTGTTAAATTTAGGAAATAATCCACTCACAGCAAACGAGAACCTTACTAGTGCAATGTTTGATGGGCTAAACGAGCTGAAGGTACTTATTCTGAAAAATTGCGGAATTAAACGTTTTTATGACGATGATAACATCTTTGAAATGATGCCGAATATCACCCATTTAATACTTACAAGTAACCAACTATCTTATATTACTcctgaaatattaaaaccatTAAAAACCTTAAGGGTTTTAGATTTaagtcaaaatttatttgtatcttGGTGGCAACCACTCTTTTTAGCTGCAGGCGTGCGTCCTTTAAAACTTTACTTAatgaataacaaaataacacaTTTTACAATAAGTATGATAGGAgatatagattatttattagaaaattctAATACCACTAGTGTTGAAATCGATCTCGCTGACAATCTTTTTATTTGCGACTGTAACACTATGTACAGAACCTATATGTGGTTGCAAGCGAACGGTTCGATTGCATTGCAAAGATATTTTCAATCTTCAGATGTGCAGTGCAGTAGCCCAGATGTATGGGAAAATCGAAAAGTAGCGGACTAcattttatcaattaaaaaccGGCGCTGtctaatctataataaaatcacaAATATGATGTTACTAATTTGGACTGCTCCCTCATTAGTTTCCATAGCTCTTCTTATAATGATTCTagtagttatttataaatatagaatatacaTAAGATACTGGATATTCTTAGCCAAGATAGCGCTAGGAcgaaaatttattagaaactCTATCAAAACTAAAAGCGATCAGAAAGGTTACAAATATGATGCGTTTGTGTCATATTGCAACGATGATAGACAATTTGTTTTAGATATGACGAAGGAGTTGGAAGCAAAACCTCCTTTTCTAAAACTTTGTATTTACGAAAGAGATTTCGAGATTGGTTCTTTTATATCCGAATCTATATTAGGTAGTATAAATGAaagtagatatataatattaattgtaagcAATGCGTTTGCAAAATCTCAATGGTGTAGATGGGAGACCCATTTGGCGGAATACCACAGATTATTTTTAGAAGATGGGTCACCGTACGATCCGTTAGTTTTAATCAAGATTGGGGAAGTAGATAGCAAGTACCTTACTACCACGTTGAAATACTTGCTTAAGACAAAGATATACCATACGTGGGACGAACAAAATCCAGAAGACTTTTTTATtaggttaagaaatgttttagttaaaaataaatga